A DNA window from Pseudorasbora parva isolate DD20220531a chromosome 19, ASM2467924v1, whole genome shotgun sequence contains the following coding sequences:
- the si:ch211-133n4.6 gene encoding uncharacterized protein si:ch211-133n4.6 isoform X2 — protein MLTRNILILCSLALVLVEADLEAAEGGSQAMFATDHDSTSDEAPTESMNLVSPDLPNDASSTSAEAGNSAPQVNDVPKADAAKSSMEENDEDEGPDSEEAAAAAAAAAAVKPAPVPVQQRAAKSHNASARKRSKPASASKKRSRNLRP, from the exons ATGCTGACCAg GAACATTCTCATCCTCTGCTCATTGGCACTGGTGCTGGTTGAAGCGGACCTTGAAGCAG CTGAAGGGGGGTCCCAAGCCATGTTTGCCACAG ATCATGATTCAACCTCAGATGAAGCTCCAACTG AAAGCATGAACCTGGTCTCACCCGACCTGCCCAACG ATGCAAGCAGCACCAGCGCTGAGGCAGGAAATAGTG CACCTCAAGTAAACGACGTACCCAAAGCTG ACGCAGCCAAATCCAGTATGGAAGAAAATGATG AAGATGAAGGCCCAGACTCAGAGGAGGCAGCGGCAGCAGCAGCGGCGGCGGCGGCTGTCAAACCCGCCCCTGTCCCAGTCCAGCAGCGTGCAGCCAAATCCCATAATGCATCAGCACGCAAGCGGAGCAAGCCCGCCTCTGCCTCAAAAAAGAGATCAAGGAACCTCCGCCCCTGA
- the si:ch211-133n4.6 gene encoding uncharacterized protein si:ch211-133n4.6 isoform X1, with protein sequence MLTRNILILCSLALVLVEADLEAAEGGSQAMFATDHDSTSDEAPTESMNLVSPDLPNDELLYYNGATADASSTSAEAGNSAPQVNDVPKADAAKSSMEENDEDEGPDSEEAAAAAAAAAAVKPAPVPVQQRAAKSHNASARKRSKPASASKKRSRNLRP encoded by the exons ATGCTGACCAg GAACATTCTCATCCTCTGCTCATTGGCACTGGTGCTGGTTGAAGCGGACCTTGAAGCAG CTGAAGGGGGGTCCCAAGCCATGTTTGCCACAG ATCATGATTCAACCTCAGATGAAGCTCCAACTG AAAGCATGAACCTGGTCTCACCCGACCTGCCCAACG ACGAGCTCCTGTATTACAACGGAGCAACTGCAG ATGCAAGCAGCACCAGCGCTGAGGCAGGAAATAGTG CACCTCAAGTAAACGACGTACCCAAAGCTG ACGCAGCCAAATCCAGTATGGAAGAAAATGATG AAGATGAAGGCCCAGACTCAGAGGAGGCAGCGGCAGCAGCAGCGGCGGCGGCGGCTGTCAAACCCGCCCCTGTCCCAGTCCAGCAGCGTGCAGCCAAATCCCATAATGCATCAGCACGCAAGCGGAGCAAGCCCGCCTCTGCCTCAAAAAAGAGATCAAGGAACCTCCGCCCCTGA